The Vicia villosa cultivar HV-30 ecotype Madison, WI linkage group LG1, Vvil1.0, whole genome shotgun sequence genome includes a region encoding these proteins:
- the LOC131655337 gene encoding uncharacterized protein LOC131655337 yields MDALEKVLALLIYGQVLFPRYEKIVNVIAIKIFLSNNPVPTQLGDLLHSIHHRSSKGKGCILGCAPLLHKWFISHLSRSTINNEEGLTWVQRIMKLSYDDIIWNQKEFEGIQLFDCCGEFPNVPLLGTRGGITYNPILAQHQFGFALKDKPCSIYLSGENFDYDSDTSGKKKLFIRAWSKVKKVGIRDLGNRNYIPSDLYFRWIYDRVVEFGIPYPSDTPVVPRITPPVVPVVFEPYVPYPNEDLTATVNQLKREMDYYKRRLQEVEAEKEALIANAKEKEVLLDYFSRKWKIEDFVSPDQINLWEQEISRLVQEREEMIKTHKEEVRVLKRKRRQEDKDPRI; encoded by the coding sequence ATGGACGCTCTTGAAAAAGTCCTCGCTCTCCTGATCTACGGACAAGTCTTATTCCCTCGTTATGAAAAAATCGTTAATGTGATTGCTATTAAGATCTTCCTCAGCAATAATCCCGTTCCTACCCAATTGGGTGACTTGTTGCATTCCATCCATCATCGATCATCTAAAGGAAAAGGTTGTATTCTTGGATGCGCACCTctattgcataagtggtttatttcgcacttatccCGTTCCACAATAAATAAcgaagaaggtttgacttgggTTCAGAGAATTATGAAGCTTTCCTACGACGACATCATTTGGAATCAAAAAGAATTTGAGGGAATCCAGTTGTTTGATTGTTGCGGAGAATTCCCTAACGTGCCTCTTCTTGGTACCCGAGGGGGAATAACCTATAACCCCATCTTGGCACAACATCAGTTTGGTTTCGCTTTGAAGGACAAGCCAtgctccatatatcttagtggAGAAAACTTCGACTATGATTCAGATACATCTGGAAAGAAAAAACTTTTCATTAGAGCTTGGTCTAAGGTAAAGAAAGTTGGTATAAGAGATTTGGGAAATAGAAATTACATCCCTTCAGATCTTTATTTCAGATGGATTTACGACCGAGTTGTTGAATTTGGGATACCATACCCATCTGATACACCTGTGGTCCCAAGGATTACTCCCCCTGTTGTTCCTGTTGTGTTTGAACCGTATGTTCCTTATCCGAATGAAGACCTTACTGCAACCGTCAACCAATTGAAGAGAGAAATGGATTACTACAAGAGGCGCTTACAAGAAGTTGAGGCTGAAAAAGAAGCGTTGATAGCGAACGCTAAAGAGAAAGAGGTTCTACTTGACTATTTTTCCCgtaaatggaagattgaagatttcgTTTCCCCAGATCAGATCAACTTATGGGAGCAAGAGATTTCTAGACTTGTTCAAGAACGGGAAGAAATGATCAAGACACACAAGGAAGAAGTCAGAGTTCTGAAGAGGAAACGCCGCCAAGAAGACAAAGACCCTAGAATTTAG